A region from the Panicum hallii strain FIL2 chromosome 1, PHallii_v3.1, whole genome shotgun sequence genome encodes:
- the LOC112902247 gene encoding haloacid dehalogenase-like hydrolase domain-containing protein 3, whose translation MHSGHHLQSPPSMSPSLLSKLRLVTVDVTGTLIAYKGQLGDYYCMAAKSAGMPCPDYERVHQGFKLAYAEMSRRHPCFGHAAAMPNAEWWKVCVRDSFAMAGYDYDDDTFERIFRRIYATFGSCAPYTVFPDARRFLRWLRGRGLVVGVVSNAEYRYRDVVLPALGLNQGSEWDFGVFSGIVGVEKPDPRIYEAALEAAGGVAPGEALHIGDSLRKDYAPARSLGMHALLLDRFGTAEAESWRRSGAPVLPDLAAAREWLAGDVKEEAEPATAR comes from the exons ATGCATTCCGGCCATCATCTTCAGAGTCCACCAAGCATGTCGCCGTCGCTGCTGTCGAAGCTGCGGTTGGTCACCGTGGACGTGACGGGCACCCTGATCGCCTACAAGGGCCAGCTCGGCGACTACTACTGCATGGCGGCCAAGTCCGCCGGGATGCCGTGCCCGGACTACGAGCGCGTGCACCAGGGCTTCAAGCTCGCCTACGCCGAGATGAGCCGGCGGCACCCGTGCTTcggccacgccgccgccatGCCCAATGCCGAGTGGTGGAAGGTGTGCGTCAGGGACTCCTTCGCCATG GCCGGCTACGACTACGACGACGACACGTTCGAGAGGATATTCCGGCGCATCTACGCCACGTTCGGCTCCTGCGCGCCCTACACGGTGTTCCCGGACGCGCGCCGCTTCCTGAGGTGGCTGCGGGGCAGGGGGCTCGTCGTCGGCGTCGTCAGCAACGCCGAGTACCGGTACAGGGACGTCGTCTTGCCGGCGCTGGGGCTGAACCAG GGCTCGGAGTGGGACTTCGGGGTGTTCTCGGGCATCGTCGGCGTCGAGAAGCCCGACCCGAGGATCTAcgaggcggcgctggaggcggCCGGGGGCGTGGCGCCGGGGGAGGCGCTGCACATCGGCGACAGCCTGCGCAAGGACTACGCCCCCGCGCGGAGCCTCGGGATGCACGCGCTGCTGCTGGACCGGTTCGGGACCGCCGAGGCGGAGAGCTGGCGGCGGTCCGGCGCGCCGGTGCtcccggacctcgccgccgcgcggGAGTGGCTCGCCGGGGATGTCAAGGAGGAAGCGGAGCCTGCAACGGCCAGGTGA
- the LOC112892313 gene encoding uncharacterized protein LOC112892313: MLRLRACGGTAPASVPALVRARLARRASSTACAASTVAAASSASSALEELAAERKGLAKVVLKKGKTQIFRDGSPMVYSGAVDRIIGRPPPKSGDVVLVADGTEKSIGWGLYNSVSMFCVRLMQLEEEARRDPTCALNMERLLEARISSAVDLRRSLGLPSANTNAYRLVNSEGDRLSGLIVDIFADVAVIASSAAWVEKYREEIQFLVSKVNGINHIKWRPSEDILKEEGLDISEQKTHASSRSTVKVMENGIVHLVSLEGQKTGFYADQRENRHFISLLSKDQRVLDICCYSGGFALHAAKGGADNVIGIDSSGSALDLANENITLNELNRGRISFVKGDATAFMKGAISKNELWDLVILDPPKLAPRKKVLQSASGMYRSLNALAMQVVKPGGLLMTCSCSGAMTQSGMFLKTIQGAASMAGKKVTVLRQAGAACDHPIDPAYPEGQYLSNYLLRVA, translated from the exons ATGCTGCGCCTTCGCGCTTGCGGCGGCACCGCGCCGGCGTCGGTGCCCGCGCTCGTCCGGGCGCGCCTGgcgcgccgcgcctcctccaCAGCCTGCGCCGCCTCCACCGTTGCCGCTGCTTCCTCCGCTTCGTCCGCCCTGGAAGAGCTCGCCGCCGAGCGCAAAG GTTTGGCAAAAGTAGTATTAAAGAAGGGAAAGACCCAAATATTCCGTGATGGGAGCCCAATGGTGTATAGTGGTGCCGTTGATAGAATAATCGGTCGACCTCCTCCGAAATCTGGTGATGTTGTTCTGGTAGCTGATGGGACAGAGAAATCTATCGGGTGGGGTCTCTATAACTCCGTGTCCATGTTTTGTGTTAGGCTGATGCAGCTGGAAGAAGAGGCAAGAAG AGATCCCACTTGTGCACTTAATATGGAAAGACTGCTCGAAGCAAGGATTTCATCTGCTGTGGATTTGCGCCGAAGTTTGGGTCTCCCTTCAGCTAACACAAATGCTTATCGCCTTGTCAACAGTGAAGGGGACAG ATTATCTGGTCTAATAGTGGATATCTTTGCTGACGTTGCCGTGATTGCTTCATCTGCTGCTTGGGTTGAGAAATATAGGGAAGAAATCCAGTTTCTTGTTAGCAAAGTTAATGGCATCAACCATATAAAGTGGAGGCCATCAGAAGATATTTTGAAAGAGGAAGGATTGGATATATCAGAACAAAAGACGCATGCTTCTTCACGCTCAACTGTGAAG GTCATGGAGAATGGCATTGTACACTTAGTCTCATTAGAGGGTCAGAAGACAGGATTTTATGCAGATCAAAGGGAGAACCGCCATTTTATATCATTGCTCTCGAAGGACCAAAGGGTCCTTGACATTTGCTGCTACAGTGGTGGTTTTGCTTTGCATGCAGCCAAGGGTGGTGCTGATAATGTCATTG GCATTGATTCATCGGGATCAGCACTAGACCTTGCCAATGAGAATATCACTCTCAATGAGTTAAATCGTGGAAGGATCTCATTTGTAAAAGGAGATGCAACTGCATTCATGAAAGGAGCTATTTCGAAAAACGAACTATGGGACTTGGTAATCCTTGACCCTCCAAAGCTGGCACCTCGAAAGAAG GTACTACAAAGTGCATCCGGTATGTATAGAAGCTTGAATGCTCTTGCAATGCAAGTAGTGAAGCCAGGGGGATTACTCATGACATGCTCTTGTTCTGGAGCTATGACTCAAAGTGGCATGTTCCTTAAAACCATTCAG GGTGCTGCATCAATGGCCGGCAAAAAGGTGACAGTCTTACGCCAAGCTGGGGCCGCTTGTGATCATCCCATTGACCCTGCATACCCTGAGGGACAGTATCTCAGCAATTACTTGCTACGAGTTGCgtga
- the LOC112892320 gene encoding ALA-interacting subunit 3-like, which translates to MDSHAAGSSSGGSGDGGAAPRRNSRKPKYSKFTQQELPACKPILTPKWVISVFVLVGVIFVPIGVASLRASRQVVEIVDRYDDACVPTNVTDKLAYIRDKSIPKICTRNLTITKEMKQPIFVYYQLDNFYQNHRRYVKSRNDAQLRDKSKASDTSNCDPEATVDGKPIVPCGLIAWSLFNDTYNLVRNNENLTVDKKDISWKSDREHKFGSDVFPTNFQKGPLQGGKILNSSMPLSEQEDLIVWMRTAALPTFRKLYGRIYVDLKVNDTITVHLENNYNTYSFGGKKKLVLSTTTWLGGKNNFLGLAYLTVGGLCFFLAFAFTLLYLIKPRKLGDNNYLSWNRPPVGR; encoded by the exons ATGGACAGCCACGCCGCCGGGTCGAGCTCCGGCGGATccggggacggcggcgcggcgcccaGGAGGAACTCCAGGAAGCCCAAGT ACTCCAAGTTTACGCAGCAGGAGCTCCCAGCTTGCAAGCCAATTCTTACTCCAAAATGG GTTATTTCGGTATTTGTTCTTGTTGGCGTGATTTTTGTCCCAATTGGTGTTGCTTCGCTGCGAGCTTCAAGACAA GTTGTTGAGATTGTTGATCGGTATGATGACGCATGTGTTCCCACTAATGTGACTGACAAGCTTGCTTACATCCGGGACAAATCTATACCAAAAATCTGCACAAGGAACCTGACG ATTACAAAGGAGATGAAGCAGCCAATATTTGTTTATTATCAGCTGGATAACTTTTACCAGAATCATAGAAG GTACGTCAAGAGTCGCAATGATGCCCAGCTAAGAGATAAAAGTAAGGCGAGCGACACTAGCAATTGCGATCCTGAGGCCACAGTAGATGGAAAGCCAATCGTGCCTTGTGGTCTTATTGCATGGAGCCTGTTCAATGATACATATAACCTTGTCCGCAACAATGAAAACTTGACAGTGGACAAGAAAGACATATCTTGGAAGAGTGACAGAGAGCACAAATTTGGGAGTGATGTCTTCCCAACGAACTTCCAGAAAGGACCTCTTCAAGGTGGAAAAATACTTAATTCAAGTATGCCG TTGAGTGAGCAAGAGGACCTTATCGTCTGGATGCGAACTGCAGCACTTCCTACATTCAGAAAGCTGTATGGTAGGATATATGTTGATCTCAAGGTAAACGATACCATTACAGTCCATCTGGAGAACAATTACAACACCTATAGCTTTGGTGGCAAGAAGAAGTTGGTGCTTTCTACCACAACCTGGCTTGGTGGAAAGAACAATTTTCTTGGCCTTGCATATCTGACTGTTGGTGGACTCTGCTTTTTCTTGGCATTTGCATTCACCTTGCTCTACTTAATAAAACCAAG GAAATTGGGAGATAACAATTACTTGTCATGGAACAGGCCCCCTGTAGGCCGCTGA
- the LOC112872977 gene encoding succinate-semialdehyde dehydrogenase, mitochondrial: MAMAMMTMRRAAALGARHILAASSSRVAPLRHMSADAGAAMEKIRAAGLLRTQGLIAGQWVDAYDGKTIEVQNPATGDVLANVACMGSRETSDAIASANCAFYSWSKLTANERSKALRKWYDLIIAHKEELALLMTLEQGKPMKEALGEVNYGASFIEYFAEEAKRIYGDIIPPTLSDRRLLVLKQPVGVVGAITPWNFPLAMITRKVGPALACGCTVVVKPSEFTPLTALAAADLALQAGIPAGALNVVMGNAPEIGDALLQSTQVRKITFTGSTAVGKKLMAGSANTVKKVSLELGGNAPCIVFDDADIDVAVKGSLAAKFRNSGQTCVCANRILVQEGIYEKFASAFIKAVRSLHVGNGLEESTSQGPLINEAAVQKVEKFINDATSKGANIMLGGKRHSLGMTFYEPTVVGNVSNNMLLFREEVFGPVAPLIPFKTEEEAIHLANDTNAGLAAYIFTKSIPRSWRVSESLEYGLVGVNEGIISTEVAPFGGVKQSGLGREGSKYGVDEYLELKYICMGNMG, from the exons ATGGCGATGGCGATGATGACGAtgcgacgcgcggcggcgctcggcgccCGCCACATCctggccgcctcctcctcccgcgtCGCCCCCCTCCGCCAC ATGAGCGCGGACGCGGGCGCCGCGATGGAGAAGATCCGGGCGGCGGGGCTGCTCAGGACGCAGGGGCTTATCGCCGGGCAGTGGGTCGACGCATATGACGGCAAGACCATCGAG GTGCAAAACCCAGCTACTGGTGACGTCCTTGCAAACGTGGCCTGTATGGGCAGCAGAGAAACATCTGATGCTATAGCTTCTGCTAACTGTGCATTCTATT CTTGGAGTAAACTCACCGCGAACGAGAGGAGCAAGGCTCTGAGAAAATG GTACGATCTAATTATTGCACACAAGGAAGAGCTTGCTCTTCTCATGACATTGGAGCAGGGGAAACCTATGAAAGAAGCCCTTGGTGAG GTCAATTATGGTGCAAGTTTCATAGAATATTTTGCTGAGGAAGCAAAGCGTATATACGGTGATATCATTCCCCCAACTCTGTCAGATCGCAGACTGTTGGTTCTGAAGCAG CCAGTTGGGGTAGTTGGAGCTATTACACCATGGAATTTTCCATTAGCAATGATAACCCGAAAG GTTGGACCAGCTTTGGCCTGTGGCTGCACTGTTGTTGTCAAGCCATCAGAATTCACACCTCTGACAGCATTGGCTGCAGCAGATCTTGCTCTCCAAGCTGGAATACCAGCG GGTGCACTAAATGTTGTGATGGGTAATGCTCCTGAGATAGGTGATGCATTACTGCAGAGTACACAG GTCAGAAAGATTACATTCACTGGATCAACAGCTGTTGGCAAAAAATTGATGGCAGGATCTGCAAATACCGTGAAAAAG GTCTCTTTGGAACTTGGTGGGAACGCACCTTGCATTGTTTTTGATGATGCTGACATCGATGTCGCTGTTAAAGGAAGT CTTGCTGCCAAGTTCCGTAACAGTGGACAGACATGTGTTTGTGCAAACAGGATCTTGGTGCAAGAAG GTATCTACGAAAAATTTGCAAGCGCATTCATCAAGGCTGTTCGGAGTTTGCATGTTGGTAATGGGCTAGAAGAGAGTACATCACAG GGTCCTCTGATTAATGAAGCTGCTGTCCAAAAG GTGGAGAAGTTCATAAATGATGCGACTTCAAAG GGAGCAAACATCATGCTAGGTGGTAAAAGGCACAGCCTGGGGATGACATTTTATGAGCCAACTGTAGTAGGGAATGTCAGCAATAATATGCTTCTTTTCAG GGAAGAAGTTTTTGGCCCAGTTGCACCTCTTATACCATTCAAAACTGAGGAAGAAGCAATCCATTTGGCCAATGATACAAACGCAG GCTTAGCTGCATACATATTTACCAAGAGCATACCTCGTTCGTGGCGTGTCTCTGAATCTCTTGAATACGGCTTAGTTGGGGTAAACGAGGGAATCATTTCAACGGAG GTGGCACCGTTTGGCGGAGTAAAGCAGTCTGGTCTTGGGAGAGAAGGATCAAAATATGGCGTCGACGAATACCTGGAG CTCAAGTATATCTGCATGGGCAACATGGGTTGA